A genome region from Penicillium psychrofluorescens genome assembly, chromosome: 3 includes the following:
- a CDS encoding uncharacterized protein (ID:PFLUO_005026-T1.cds;~source:funannotate), whose amino-acid sequence MERPRDDSPSGLSDIAEGDGLLGTGLTTRHIEAFGRKVTSTAGHLMGPSDQNHASHYHNAISDIHRELRRPHTQRKVFSLTQTTPTDLVRSKLSTSEIQSRALSSLPDGLLDNIPEDTSSYSLFQGFQASLPEDEREARRAHRRRSSKASKLLKDSEKGGSLSAGPIALKDEREKLSRRLELMGVRKNMCSAEIHEIDHKIANLNNMRKIVLDRLAGLERDEADLEAELTEIDNKLEDVTPEPSVSAGEATPKISEGLDDSSTSGDPAMDASFMSESIYEKLPSPRNLRHRSISSLIKEIEAHTDMVTAIDFDFPFGTMITAALDDTVRVWDMNVGRCSGFLEGHHASVRCLQVEDNIVATGSMDASVRLWDLSRARPSTRDGRLNKHERDDEEAEPEHTSPVPPSSNLEDCHVFSLEAHVDEVTALHFRGDTLISGSADKTLRQWDLVKGRCVQTLDVLWASAQASSMTTTDSGWRPSGRLPDASADFVGAVQCFDAALACGTADGMVRLWDLRSGQVHRSLVGHTGPVTCLQFDDAHLVTGSLDRSIRIWDLRMGSIYDAYAYDKPVTSMMFDAKRIVAATGENVVKVYDKADGHHWDCGPGVGVDDEGPFPATIERVRLKDGYLVEGRKDGTIGAWTC is encoded by the exons ATGGAGCGTCCTCGTGATGATTCGCCCTCCGGTCTGTCCGACATTGCAGAGGGCGATGGCCTTCTGGGCACCGGCCTCACC ACCCGACATATCGAAGCATTCGGCCGCAAAGTCACCTCGACAGCTGGGCATTTAATGGGACCGAGCGACCAGAACCACGCCAGCCACTACCACAATGCCATAAGCGACATCCACCGCGAGCTGCGGCGGCCACACACTCAGCGCAAGGTGTTTTCCCTGACGCAAACCACTCCCACCGACCTGGTACGCTCGAAGCTGTCCACCTCCGAAATCCAGTCCCGCGCCCTCTCCTCGCTCCCGGATGGCCTCCTCGACAACATCCCCGAAGATACCAGCTCCTATTCCCTCTTCCAAGGCTTCCAGGCCTCCCTCCCCGAAGATGAACGCGAAGCGCGACGAGCCCACCGCCGACGCAGTTCAAAGGCGTCAAAGCTTTTGAAGGATAGCGAGAAGGGTGGATCCTTGTCTGCTGGCCCGATCGCTTTGAAGGACGAGCGCGAAAAACTGAGCCGCCGGCTGGAGTTAATGGGCGTTCGCAAGAATATGTGCAGCGCTGAGATCCACGAGATTGATCACAAGATCGCCAACCTAAACAACATGCGCAAAATTGTTCTCGACCGATTGGCCGGCCTAGAGCGGGATGAAGCGGATTTAGAAGCAGAGC TCACGGAGATCGATAACAAGTTAGAAGACGTGACACCGGAGCCTTCTGTTTCTGCCGGGGAGGCGACACCCAAGATTTCAGAAGGCCTGGATGATTCTAGCACTTCTGGGGACCCGGCTATGGATGCATCCTTCATGTCCGAATCTATTTATGAGAAACTGCCTTCTCCGAGAAATTTACGGCATCGATCGATAA GTTCTctcatcaaggagatcgaggctcACACGGACATGGTCACCGCCATCGATTTCGACTTTCCGTTTGGCACCATGATCACGGCCGCTTTGGATGATACAGTCCGCGTTTGGGATATGAATGTTGGCCGGTGCTCCGGATTTCTGGAGGGGCATCATGCCTCGGTCCGCTGCTTGCAGGTGGAAGATAATATTGTTGCAACTGGATCTATGGACGCGTCCGTCCGATTATGGGATCTGAGTCGTGCACGGCCGTCGACTCGAGACGGGCGTCTCAATAAACACGAgcgcgacgatgaagagGCAGAGCCCGAGCACACTTCACCCGTGCCACCTTCTTCGAATTTGGAGGACTGTCATGTGTTCTCGCTGGAAGCTCATGTCGATGAGGTGACCGCTCTCCATTTCCGTGGCGACACGCTCATCTCGGGTTCCGCAGACAAGACACTCCGACAATGGGATTTGGTCAAGGGACGCTGCGTCCAGACCCTGGATGTACTATGGGCGTCCGCCCAGGCTTCATCGATGACTACAACCGATAGCGGCTGGCGCCCGTCAGGACGTCTTCCAGATGCGTCTGCCGATTTTGTCGGAGCAGTACAGTGTTTCGATGCTGCTCTAGCATGCGGTACAGCCGACGGCATGGTCCGTCTTTGGGATCTTCGCAGTGGCCAGGTCCACCGGAGTCTAGTCGGCCACACCGGACCCGTCACTTGCCTGCAGTTTGACGACGCCCATCTAGTCACCGGCAGCCTTGACCGCAGTATTCGG ATCTGGGACCTGCGTATGGGCTCTATTTACGACGCGTACGCCTACGACAAGCCGGTCACCAGCATGATGTTCGATGCGAAGCGCATCGTCGCCGCTACGGGCGAGAACGTGGTCAAGGTGTACGACAAGGCCGACGGCCACCACTGGGACTGCGGGCCGGGCGTGGGCGTAGACGACGAAGGCCCATTCCCCGCGACCATTGAACGGGTGCGCCTCAAGGACGGGTATCTCGTCGAAGGGCGCAAGGACGGTACCATCGGTGCTTGGACATGCTAG
- a CDS encoding uncharacterized protein (ID:PFLUO_005028-T1.cds;~source:funannotate) yields MGKRKEQPGDVAMGGTQPPIGDDESDDDTDMVNVDFEWFDPQPAVDFHGLKNLLRQLFDADAQIFDMSALADLILSQPLLGSTVKVDGNESDPYAFLSVLNMQEHKDKPVIKDLINYLKTKSATNPSLSALHSLLSQTPIPPIGLVLTERLINMPSEVIPPMYNMLLEEVAWAIEDKEPYTFTHYLVISKNYEEVESKLDLEESRPQKKKKKGGAENRERFYFHPEDEVLERHALCSGSIEYTHKEDEGHADSKRAFQELGIRTSGSLALIEAAKFEGAVKAVTEYLNPS; encoded by the exons ATGGGAAAGCGAAAAGAACAGCCTGGCGACGTTGCCATGGGCGGCACCCAGCCTCCCATAGGTGACGACGAATCCGACGAC GACACGGACATGGTGAATGTCGACTTTGAATGGTTCGATCCGCAGCCTGCCGTCGACTTCCACGGCCTCAAGAATCTCCTCCGACAGCTCTtcgacgccgacgcccagatcttcgacatgtcggcgctggcggacTTGATTCTGTCGCAGCCATTGCTCGGGTCGACGGTCAAGGTGGATGGGAACGAGTCCGATCCGTACGCGTTTCTGTCTGTACTGAATATGCAGGAACACAAG GACAAACCCGTCATCAAGGACCTGATCAACTACCTCAAAACCAAATCCGCAACGAACCCATCCCTCTCCGCACTCCACTCGCTCCTCTCCCAAACCCCCATCCCACCCATTGGCCTCGTCCTGACCGAGCGCCTGATCAACATGCCCTCCGAGGTGATCCCACCCATGTACAACATGTTGCTGGAAGAAGTCGCCTGGGCCATTGAGGACAAGGAACCCTACACCTTCACGCACTATCTCGTTATCTCCAAGAACTACGAGGAAGTCGAGTCGAAGCTGGACCTCGAGGAATCGCGGCCccagaagaaaaagaagaagggcggcgCCGAGAACCGCGAGCGGTTCTACTTCCACCCCGAagacgaggtgctggagcGGCATGCACTGTGCTCAGGTTCCATTGAGTACACGCAcaaggaggacgagggcCACGCGGACTCGAAGCGCGCGTTCCAGGAGTTGGGCATTCGGACGAGTGGAAGCTTGGCCCTGATCGAGGCGGCCAAGTTTGAGGGCGCGGTCAAGGCTGTGACGGAGTATTTGAATCCATCATGA
- a CDS encoding uncharacterized protein (ID:PFLUO_005030-T1.cds;~source:funannotate) has translation MRQISSATLVNAASALAVFSLIFTTSATSSGYDCRAEQSCWPSNKEWECFNSSLSGNLYRTIPYAASCYYSSQYYDPSACAVAKANYTTNQARTDVYGAATGLNWESCLSQTCALNAEHPSETLSDDCSLGRLSSLYVDAREAKHVATAVKFAQKHNLRVTIKNTGHDYFGRSTSPNTLAIWTHNLNVMRYHEDFTASNCPASNGRYIGEIGAGAQALDVYTYFTKFNMDVTGGNEGSVGLAGGFGLGGGHGVFGPKYGLMVDNAVEFDVVTSDGQLRTINQCNDPELFWAMRGGGGGSFGILISYRFQLHPAVKINVYQFEASFTTHGNEIANYDALKKVLTQHATYQPIWSHNNVSGHAYYWPNKAEIYLVLPSNNETALKTLTSGFSSFLTNQPDVRVAKNTYTTYPKYTEFLQITNGIAAQLTPGGIFGAVAGRLMPHSLFESDRKITDLVDAVLQGVRLSNKLVPDEGSVTQVIMTTPVNHQNGNTTSANPAWRTALWHLLMTGGWTQELGVRNQTELLEAWLDTVEPLKFLTPGGGCYLNEGHYLEPEWQETFFGSNYPELLRIKKKYDPTHFFDCWKCVGWEGPSE, from the coding sequence ATGAGGCAAATATCAAGTGCCACTTTGGTGAACGCCGCATCTGCATTGGCGGTCTTTAGCCTTATCTTTACCACATCAGCAACATCTTCGGGGTACGACTGTAGAGCTGAACAGTCTTGTTGGCCGTCGAACAAAGAGTGGGAGTGTTTCAACAGCAGTCTTTCCGGAAACCTATACCGCACGATTCCCTACGCTGCAAGCTGCTATTATAGTTCTCAATACTACGATCCTTCAGCCTGTGCTGTCGCCAAAGCGAACTACACAACAAATCAGGCACGAACCGACGTATACGGTGCGGCAACAGGACTCAATTGGGAATCCTGTCTTTCCCAAACTTGTGCCCTGAATGCTGAACACCCGTCTGAGACCCTTTCTGATGACTGCTCCCTTGGCCGACTATCGTCACTGTACGTCGATGCTCGTGAAGCGAAACATGTTGCCACCGCCGTGAAATTTGCCCAAAAGCATAATCTCCGAGTCACAATCAAGAACACAGGACACGACTACTTTGGGCGCTCTACTAGTCCGAACACTCTTGCAATCTGGACTCACAACTTGAACGTTATGAGGTATCATGAAGACTTTACTGCGTCTAATTGTCCTGCTTCTAACGGCCGATATATCGGAGAGATAGGAGCCGGTGCTCAGGCGTTGGACGTCTATACCTATTTCACGAAGTTCAACATGGACGTTACTGGCGGCAACGAAGGATCGGTTGGCCTGGCTGGCGGCTTTGGTCTAGGAGGTGGCCACGGCGTCTTTGGTCCCAAGTATGGTCTGATGGTGGATAATGCGGTTGAGTTTGATGTCGTGACTTCCGACGGCCAACTTCGAACGATCAATCAATGCAATGACCCCGAGCTCTTCTGGGCTAtgcgaggcggaggcggaggttCCTTTGGCATTTTGATAAGCTATCGCTTCCAACTCCATCCGGCGGTCAAGATCAACGTATATCAGTTCGAGGCCAGCTTCACAACACATGGCAATGAAATTGCCAATTACGATGCATTGAAAAAGGTTCTCACGCAACACGCAACCTACCAACCTATCTGGTCACACAACAACGTTTCAGGACATGCTTACTACTGGCCGAACAAAGCTGAAATCTACCTGGTTCTGCCTTCGAACAATGAAACAGCTTTGAAAACCCTGACCAGTGGGTTCTCCTCGTTTTTGACGAATCAACCGGATGTTCGGGTTGCCAAGAACACTTACACGACCTATCCCAAATATACCGAATTCCTACAGATCACCAATGGGATTGCTGCCCAGCTCACACCGGGCGGTATTTTTGGAGCTGTTGCAGGTCGGCTGATGCCGCACTCATTATTTGAATCCGACCGGAAAATAACGGACTTGGTCGACGCCGTTCTGCAAGGAGTTCGCCTCAGCAATAAGCTGGTCCCCGATGAAGGCTCTGTCACCCAAGTCATCATGACCACGCCCGTGAATCATCAAAATGGCAACACGACAAGTGCCAATCCTGCCTGGCGCACGGCTCTCTGGCATCTTCTCATGACAGGTGGATGGACTCAGGAACTTGGCGTGAGAAATCAGACAGAATTGCTCGAAGCATGGTTGGATACCGTCGAGCCACTGAAGTTTTTGACACCTGGTGGAGGGTGCTATTTGAATGAAGGCCATTACTTGGAACCGGAATGGCAGGAGACCTTTTTTGGGTCGAATTATCCTGAACTGCTtcggatcaagaagaagtatgaTCCTACCCACTTCTTCGACTGCTGGAAATGTGTTGGCTGGGAGGGACCGTCTGAGTAA
- a CDS encoding uncharacterized protein (ID:PFLUO_005031-T1.cds;~source:funannotate), with product MSVRDNKKTGEIPWSNLLEDSTTLDCDLQYVSEFLAEQEPYKTTESDGDPKIIYNGRVDLYKDSWAIRLWNNMRNIRMITCEITCVLLNNALAKDLAPAARECMKLNLQETMQTLSKLGDDILATVPQALESLCITSKSGSANQSFDGNVSGGYMLTWGLYMVGKSPAATSGARQWIIRLLHDVFMNAGLSISLQIAEHIMRIDETAKYDSTPQS from the coding sequence ATGAGCGTTAGGGACAATAAGAAGACGGGGGAAATTCCTTGGTCTAACCTTCTGGAAGACTCGACCACGCTTGATTGCGACCTTCAATATGTCTCTGAGTTTCTCGCCGAACAAGAGCCGTACAAAACCACAGAGTCGGATGGAGACCCTAAAATCATTTATAATGGCCGAGTTGACCTATATAAGGATTCATGGGCAATCCGACTCTGGAACAACATGCGAAACATTCGAATGATTACCTGCGAGATTACGTGCGTCCTTTTGAATAACGCGCTTGCCAAGGATCTCGCACCGGCCGCCCGGGAGTGTATGAAGCTGAACCTCCAAGAGACAATGCAAACCCTATCCAAGTTAGGAGACGACATCCTGGCCACTGTTCCACAGGCTTTGGAATCCCTGTGCATAACGTCTAAATCTGGCTCTGCCAATCAGTCCTTCGACGGCAATGTGTCAGGTGGGTATATGTTGACCTGGGGTCTCTACATGGTAGGAAAATCTCCGGCCGCGACAAGTGGAGCCCGACAGTGGATCATCCGACTTCTGCATGATGTCTTTATGAATGCAGGCCTTTCAATCTCGCTGCAGATAGCCGAACATATCATGCGGATAGATGAAACGGCCAAGTACGATTCAACGCCCCAGTCCTGA
- a CDS encoding uncharacterized protein (ID:PFLUO_005032-T1.cds;~source:funannotate) has product MAPNKAYHGAGQSSVGHAAFYEAGDQRNEPQSVINERERYKEGVSDRGNAVNEEAELSKSDPTKPAQMHGNKPSKGAEIDRELQLEDEQRLREKGIKE; this is encoded by the exons ATGGCCCCTAACAAAGCCTACCATGGAGCCGGCCAGTCCAGCGTCGGTCACGCCGCATTCTACGAAGCCGGCGACCAGCGCAACGAGCCCCAGTCCGTCATCAACGAGCGCGAGCGCTACAAGGAGGGAGTGTCAGACCGTGGCAATGCCGTCAACGAGGAGGCGGAGCTGAGCAAGAGTGACCCCACGAAACCG GCTCAAATGCACGGAAACAAGCCTTCCAAAGGCGCTGAGATCGATCGCGAGCTGcagctggaggatgagcagcGGCTGCGCGAGAAGGGGATCAAGGAATAG
- a CDS encoding uncharacterized protein (ID:PFLUO_005033-T1.cds;~source:funannotate): MARIRPGRARSIILTFLVICLVSSVYLYWTPTTASTTASVVPSTAFEVPLAERQSAFWKAFKPLLERNAPHCPSPQRVDNAGAEHFDAIHEQHRPSLTDMSEEDQAEMEQAHANFVQDIRNAGKELKPVHTPGKRGLVSTAGENYLPVFLSSLRMLRRAGSTLPVEVYMKDSSEYEKKICDDVLPKLGARCMVLADVVGSDVIEHYQLKIFAVLFSSFEEIVWMDADCFPLGKPEDLLTSEPFISSGLVTWPDFWRSSASPFYYKISRQEAPPMTARQSSETGAFLVSKRTHFLSMLLAAYYNFYGPSHYFRLLSQGGPGEGDKETFIQAASAMGEPFYTVSERVGAIGHNKPEGGLSGSAMTQSDPREDYALTSEGIWRVKDPAAGMAPHIFFIHANYPKFNPGDNVFGTGWETTPTLKEDGSDGRAWTAPKDVVARFGYDVERAYWEEIKWVACNLEEDFRTWEQKMGICDRVEIYWNNVFAEPHDDDPKFTPDR, from the coding sequence ATGGCCCGCATTCGACCTGGCCGGGCGAGATCCATCATTCTCACGTTTCTTGTCATATGTCTCGTCAGCTCTGTCTATTTATACTGGACGCCGACCACCGCGTCGACCACGGCCTCGGTGGTGCCCAGCACGGCCTTTGAAGTACCCCTCGCAGAACGACAGAGCGCCTTCTGGAAAGCCTTCAAGCCGCTCCTCGAACGAAATGCACCTCACTGCCCCTCTCCCCAACGTGTCGACAATGCGGGCGCCGAGCATTTCGACGCCATCCACGAGCAACACCGGCCCAGTCTGACCGACATgagcgaagaagatcaggCAGAGATGGAACAAGCCCATGCGAATTTTGTTCAGGATATCCGAAACGCCGGAAAAGAATTGAAGCCGGTCCATACTCCAGGGAAGCGAGGGCTGGTGTCCACGGCGGGCGAGAACTATCTTCCAGTGTTTCTCTCGTCGCTGCGGATGCTCCGACGCGCGGGTTCGACGCTGCCTGTCGAAGTATATATGAAGGACTCAAGTGAATATGAGAAGAAGATTTGCGACGATGTGCTGCCTAAGCTTGGCGCGCGGTGTATGGTTTTGGCCGACGTCGTGGGTAGCGACGTGATCGAGCACTACCAGCTCAAAATCTTTGCGGTGCTGTTCTCGTCTTTTGAAGAGATCGTGTGGATGGATGCCGACTGTTTCCCGCTAGGCAAGCCCGAGGACTTGCTGACTTCAGAGCCTTTCATTTCTTCCGGTCTGGTCACCTGGCCAGACTTCTGGCGCTCTTCCGCATCGCCCTTCTACTACAAGATCTCTCGGCAGGAAGCCCCGCCTATGACAGCTCGGCAATCATCGGAGACCGGCGCGTTTTTGGTATCGAAACGAACGCATTTCCTGTCTATGCTGCTTGCCGCCTACTACAACTTCTATGGCCCTTCGCACTACTTCCGACTTTTGTCTCAGGGAGGGCCCGGGGAAGGCGACAAGGAAACATTTATCCAGGCTGCTTCTGCTATGGGAGAACCATTCTACACTGTAAGCGAGCGGGTGGGCGCTATCGGACACAATAAGCCTGAGGGTGGGCTTTCTGGATCGGCCATGACCCAGTCAGATCCGCGCGAGGACTATGCCCTGACCAGCGAGGGAATCTGGCGTGTGAAAGACCCAGCCGCTGGTATGGCTCCACATATCTTCTTTATCCATGCAAACTACCCCAAGTTCAACCCGGGAGACAATGTTTTTGGAACGGGATGGGAAACCACTCCCACGTTGAAAGAAGATGGCTCAGACGGCCGAGCGTGGACAGCCCCTAAGGACGTCGTAGCACGGTTTGGGTACGACGTCGAGAGAGCCTACTGGGAGGAGATTAAGTGGGTGGCCTGCAATCTCGAAGAAGATTTCCGGACATGGGAGCAGAAGATGGGTATCTGCGACAGGGTTGAGATCTACTGGAACAATGTCTTCGCCGAGCCCCATGATGACGACCCGAAGTTCACCCCGGACCGTTGA
- a CDS encoding uncharacterized protein (ID:PFLUO_005027-T1.cds;~source:funannotate) — protein sequence MDTAIDLSDASKALDLANIRFQLIRLEDTITFHLIERVQFPLNKTIYLPNGVTIPNSNLSLLDYLLREQERLQSRVRRYESPDEYPFFSDVLEPPILAPLQYPRILHDNDVNVNAVIKERYVNEVLPAVCPRFGREDRGETQENYGSAATCDVACLQALSRRIHFGKFVAETKFLKDPETFVRLIKAGDREGIDAAITDARVEQKVLERLGLKAKTYGTDPAFPDENSQKIKVDAVVAVYKECVIPLTKIVEVDYLMQRLKGTQWE from the exons ATGGACACCGCCATTGACCTATCCGATGCCTCCAAGGCATTGGACCTTGCCAACATCCGATTCCAACTGAT CCGACTCGAGGATACAATCACCTTCCACCTAATCGAGCGGGTCCAGTTTCCGCTCAATAAAACCATCTACCTCCCCAATGGCGTCACGATCCCCAACAGCAACCTCAGTCTACTGGACTACCTCCTCCGGGAACAAGAACGGCTCCAATCCCGCGTGCGGCGCTACGAGTCCCCCGACGAATaccccttcttctccgacgTCCTCGAACCCCCCATCCTCGCCCCGCTGCAGTACCCGCGCATCCTGCACGACAACGATGTCAATGTCAACGCCGTGATCAAGGAGCGCTACGTCAACGAGGTCCTGCCCGCTGTATGCCCACGGTTCGGCCGTGAAGACCGCGGCGAGACGCAGGAGAACTACGGGTCGGCGGCAACCTGCGATGTGGCCTGTTTGCAGGCGCTGTCGCGGCGCATTCACTTTGGCAAGTTTGTCGCCGAGACGAAGTTCCTGAAGGATCCTGAGACCTTTGTACGCTTGATCAAAGCTGGGGATCGCGAGGGTATCGATGCTGCTATCACTGATGCGCGCGTCGAGCAAAAGGTGCTTGAGCGTCTGGGGCTCAAGGCAAAGACGTATGGCACGGATCCTGCGTTTCCAGATGAGAATTCGCAGAAGATCAAAGTCGATGCTGTCGTGGCCGTGTACAAGGAATGCGTGATTCCGTTGACTAAGATCGTCGAGGTGGACTATCTGATGCAGCGGCTGAAGGGAACCCAATGGGAGTGA
- a CDS encoding uncharacterized protein (ID:PFLUO_005029-T1.cds;~source:funannotate): MSSSSSPQVLPHFAELFTELEQRFQSTKLGNDKWYILAIATLVAGPDPERVDQLYLHLINQSAYTTSSARQALVRRLREALVKAVPIVGVCKPIESILAISKVERDEDKDYSFTREGWQCDQASHDRGTNWFQKLYARDSNNTLDMFASHRDFSWISTEITYGLFLSDRQVLDDVETELVVAPGIMSQNLPVESHWHIRGMRRLGIPKEEVQVVWDCVQLVVKFFGTRMDRVPTVEAVEPDV; the protein is encoded by the coding sequence ATgagctcatccagctcccCCCAAGTGCTACCCCACTTTGCAGAGCTCTTCACCGAGCTTGAGCAGCGCTTCCAATCAACCAAGCTGGGCAACGACAAATGGTACATCCTGGCCATAGCAACCCTCGTCGCGGGACCCGACCCGGAACGCGTCGACCAGCTCTATCTACACCTAATCAACCAATCCGCCTACACGACCTCCAGTGCACGACAAGCACTCGTCCGGCGTTTGCGCGAAGCTCTCGTCAAAGCTGTGCCCATCGTCGGGGTGTGCAAGCCCATCGAGTCCATCCTGGCCATTAGCAAAGTCGAGCGCGACGAGGATAAGGACTACTCCTTTACGCGCGAGGGCTGGCAATGCGACCAGGCTAGCCATGACCGCGGCACGAATTGGTTCCAGAAACTGTACGCACGCGACTCCAACAATACATTGGACATGTTCGCCTCACACCGTGATTTCTCTTGGATATCCACTGAGATCACTTATGGCTTGTTTCTGTCGGACCGCCAGGTGCTCGATGATGTGGAGACCGAGCTGGTGGTTGCGCCCGGGATCATGAGCCAGAACTTGCCGGTTGAGAGTCATTGGCACATTCGCGGGATGAGACGTTTGGGAATCCCCAAGGAAGAAGTCCAGGTTGTTTGGGACTGTGTACAACTCGTGGTCAAGTTCTTTGGCACCAGGATGGACCGGGTGCCGACGGTCGAGGCGGTTGAGCCAGATGTTTGA